The following are encoded in a window of Kitasatospora fiedleri genomic DNA:
- a CDS encoding M16 family metallopeptidase: MAQASAAKQRPGTTRTLLKGTDGAGTVRRTVLPGGLRVVTETLPTVRSATFGIWVGVGSRDETPVLNGATHYLEHLLFKGTARRDALEISAALDAVGGEMNAFTAKENTCYYARVLDTDLPLAIDVVCDMLTGSLIRPEDVESERGVILEEMAMAEDDPGDVVHDLFAKVIFGETPLGRPILGTQETVTGLTRDQIAGFYRRRYKPENLVVAAAGNLDHAEVVKLVERAFAPVLAKSKGHPAEVRRGVKAVRTAGRAAVLNRPTEQAHLVLGVPGVPRHDERRWAIGVLNAALGGGMSSRLFQEVREKRGLAYSVYSYSSSYADTGLFGIYAGCQPKRVEEVLRICRAELARVVDEGITEEELRRAIGQISGSTVLGMEDTGSLMNRIGKAELSYGHHLSVDEMLAKIAAVTLDDVHAVARDVLGAHRPSLALIGPINDRRAAKLADLLV; encoded by the coding sequence GTGGCCCAGGCCTCGGCGGCGAAGCAGCGCCCCGGAACCACCCGGACCCTGCTCAAGGGCACCGACGGCGCGGGCACCGTCCGCCGTACGGTGCTCCCCGGCGGCCTGCGGGTCGTCACCGAGACCCTCCCGACGGTGCGCAGCGCCACCTTCGGCATCTGGGTCGGCGTCGGCTCCCGCGACGAGACCCCGGTCCTCAACGGCGCCACCCACTACCTCGAACACCTGCTCTTCAAGGGCACCGCCCGGCGCGACGCGCTGGAGATCTCCGCCGCGCTCGACGCGGTCGGCGGCGAGATGAACGCCTTCACCGCCAAGGAGAACACCTGCTACTACGCGCGGGTCCTGGACACCGACCTGCCGCTCGCCATCGACGTGGTCTGCGACATGCTGACCGGCTCGCTGATCCGCCCCGAGGACGTGGAGTCCGAGCGCGGCGTCATCCTCGAGGAGATGGCGATGGCCGAGGACGACCCGGGCGACGTGGTGCACGACCTGTTCGCCAAGGTGATCTTCGGCGAGACCCCGCTCGGCCGCCCCATCCTGGGCACCCAGGAGACCGTCACCGGGCTCACCCGCGACCAGATCGCCGGCTTCTACCGGCGCCGCTACAAGCCGGAGAACCTGGTGGTCGCCGCGGCCGGCAACCTCGACCACGCCGAGGTGGTCAAGCTGGTCGAGCGGGCCTTCGCACCCGTCCTGGCCAAGTCCAAGGGCCACCCCGCCGAGGTCCGCCGCGGCGTCAAGGCCGTCCGCACCGCGGGCCGGGCCGCCGTCCTCAACCGCCCCACCGAGCAGGCCCACCTGGTCCTCGGCGTCCCCGGCGTGCCGCGCCACGACGAGCGCCGCTGGGCGATCGGCGTGCTCAACGCGGCCCTCGGCGGCGGCATGAGCTCCCGGCTGTTCCAGGAGGTCCGGGAGAAGCGCGGCCTGGCCTACTCCGTCTACTCCTACTCCTCCTCGTACGCCGACACCGGCCTGTTCGGCATCTACGCCGGCTGCCAGCCCAAGCGGGTCGAGGAGGTGCTGAGGATCTGCCGCGCCGAGCTCGCCCGGGTGGTCGACGAGGGCATCACCGAGGAGGAGCTGCGCCGCGCCATCGGCCAGATCTCCGGCTCCACCGTGCTCGGCATGGAGGACACCGGCTCGCTGATGAACCGGATCGGCAAGGCCGAACTCTCCTACGGCCACCACCTGTCGGTGGACGAGATGCTGGCGAAGATCGCCGCGGTGACCCTGGACGACGTGCACGCCGTCGCCCGTGATGTGCTGGGGGCGCACCGCCCCTCGCTCGCCCTGATCGGCCCGATCAACGACCGGCGGGCGGCCAAGCTCGCCGACCTGCTGGTCTGA
- the rpsO gene encoding 30S ribosomal protein S15: MALAADVKKQIIAEFGQKEGDTGSPEVQVAMLSRRISDLTEHLKFHKHDHHSRRGLLILVGQRRRLLQYLAKKDIERFRTLVDRLGIRRGAAGGAR; this comes from the coding sequence GTGGCCCTCGCCGCTGACGTCAAGAAGCAGATCATCGCCGAGTTCGGCCAGAAGGAGGGCGACACCGGCTCCCCCGAGGTGCAGGTGGCCATGCTCTCCCGCCGGATCTCGGACCTGACCGAGCACCTCAAGTTCCACAAGCACGACCACCACTCGCGCCGCGGCCTGCTGATCCTGGTCGGCCAGCGCCGCCGCCTGCTGCAGTACCTGGCCAAGAAGGACATCGAGCGCTTCCGTACCCTGGTGGACCGCCTCGGCATCCGCCGCGGTGCCGCCGGCGGCGCCCGCTGA
- a CDS encoding polyribonucleotide nucleotidyltransferase, translating to MEENVFYAEAVIDNGSFGTRTIRFETGRLARQAAGSAVAYLDDDTMVLSATSASKQPKEHFDFFPLTVDVEERMYAAGRIPGSFFRREGRPSEDAILTCRLIDRPLRPSFVKGLRNEIQVVVTVMALNPDHLYDVVAINAASASTQLAGLPFSGPIGGVRVALINGQWVAFPTHSELESAVFDMVVAGRALPDGDVAIMMVEAEATDKTIKLVEGGAEAPTEEVVAAGLEAAKPFIKVLCAAQSQLAKQAAKPTGEFPRFLEYQDDVLAALTSAVKDELAKALTIAGKQERQNELDRIKGVAADKLLPEFEGREKEISAAYNALTKKIVRERVIKDKVRIDGRGVTDIRTLAAEVEAIPRVHGSALFERGETQILGVTTLNMLRMEQQLDTLSPETRRRYMHNYNFPPYSVGETGRVGSPKRREIGHGALAERAILPVLPSREEFPYAIRQVSEALGSNGSTSMGSVCASTMSLLNAGVPLKAPVAGIAMGLISQEIEGETHYVTLTDILGAEDAYGDMDFKVAGTRNFITALQLDTKLDGIPASVLAAALKQAKDARLHILDVMNEAIDAPDEMSPNAPRIITIKIPVDKIGEVIGPKGKMINQIQEDTGADITIEDDGTIYIGAVDGPSAEAARSTINQIANPTMPEVGERYLGTVVKTTTFGAFVSLMPGKDGLLHISQIRKLAGGKRVENVEDVLAVGAKVQVEIAEIDPRGKLSLIPVIEGEEGGEAAASE from the coding sequence GTGGAAGAGAACGTTTTCTACGCCGAAGCCGTCATCGACAACGGCAGCTTCGGTACCCGCACCATCCGCTTCGAGACCGGCCGCCTGGCCCGCCAGGCCGCCGGCTCCGCCGTGGCCTACCTGGACGACGACACCATGGTGCTGTCGGCCACCAGCGCCTCGAAGCAGCCCAAGGAGCACTTCGACTTCTTCCCGCTGACGGTCGACGTCGAGGAGCGGATGTACGCCGCCGGGCGCATCCCCGGCTCGTTCTTCCGTCGCGAGGGCCGCCCCTCCGAGGACGCGATCCTCACCTGTCGCCTGATCGACCGCCCGCTGCGCCCGTCCTTCGTCAAGGGCCTGCGCAACGAGATCCAGGTCGTCGTGACGGTCATGGCGCTCAACCCCGACCACCTGTACGACGTGGTGGCCATCAACGCGGCCTCCGCCTCCACCCAGCTGGCCGGCCTGCCGTTCTCCGGCCCGATCGGCGGCGTCCGCGTCGCGCTGATCAACGGCCAGTGGGTGGCCTTCCCGACCCACTCCGAGCTGGAGTCGGCCGTCTTCGACATGGTCGTCGCCGGCCGCGCCCTGCCCGACGGCGACGTCGCGATCATGATGGTCGAGGCCGAGGCCACCGACAAGACCATCAAGCTGGTCGAGGGCGGTGCCGAGGCCCCCACCGAGGAGGTCGTCGCCGCCGGCCTGGAGGCCGCGAAGCCGTTCATCAAGGTGCTGTGCGCCGCGCAGTCCCAGCTCGCCAAGCAGGCCGCCAAGCCGACCGGCGAGTTCCCGCGCTTCCTGGAGTACCAGGACGACGTGCTGGCCGCGCTGACCTCCGCCGTCAAGGACGAGCTCGCCAAGGCGCTCACCATCGCCGGCAAGCAGGAGCGCCAGAACGAGCTGGACCGGATCAAGGGCGTCGCCGCCGACAAGCTGCTCCCGGAGTTCGAGGGCCGCGAGAAGGAGATCAGCGCCGCCTACAACGCGCTGACCAAGAAGATCGTCCGCGAGCGCGTCATCAAGGACAAGGTCCGCATCGACGGCCGCGGCGTCACCGACATCCGCACCCTGGCCGCCGAGGTCGAGGCCATCCCGCGGGTGCACGGCTCGGCCCTGTTCGAGCGCGGCGAGACCCAGATCCTGGGCGTCACCACGCTGAACATGCTGCGCATGGAGCAGCAGCTCGACACGCTCTCCCCGGAGACCCGTCGCCGCTACATGCACAACTACAACTTCCCGCCGTACTCGGTCGGCGAGACCGGCCGGGTGGGCTCGCCCAAGCGCCGCGAGATCGGCCACGGCGCCCTCGCCGAGCGCGCGATCCTCCCGGTCCTGCCGTCCCGCGAGGAGTTCCCCTACGCGATCCGCCAGGTCTCCGAGGCGCTCGGCTCCAACGGCTCCACCTCGATGGGCTCGGTCTGCGCCTCCACCATGTCGCTGCTGAACGCCGGTGTGCCGCTCAAGGCCCCGGTCGCCGGCATCGCGATGGGCCTGATCTCCCAGGAGATCGAGGGCGAGACCCACTACGTGACCCTCACCGACATCCTCGGTGCCGAGGACGCGTACGGCGACATGGACTTCAAGGTCGCCGGCACCCGCAACTTCATCACCGCCCTCCAGCTCGACACCAAGCTCGACGGCATCCCGGCCTCCGTGCTGGCCGCCGCGCTGAAGCAGGCCAAGGACGCCCGCCTGCACATCCTCGACGTCATGAACGAGGCCATCGACGCGCCCGACGAGATGTCCCCGAACGCGCCGCGGATCATCACCATCAAGATCCCGGTGGACAAGATCGGCGAGGTCATCGGCCCCAAGGGCAAGATGATCAACCAGATCCAGGAGGACACCGGCGCGGACATCACCATCGAGGACGACGGCACCATCTACATCGGTGCGGTCGACGGCCCCTCGGCGGAGGCGGCCCGCTCGACGATCAACCAGATCGCCAACCCGACCATGCCGGAGGTCGGCGAGCGCTACCTGGGCACCGTGGTGAAGACCACCACCTTCGGCGCCTTCGTCTCGCTCATGCCGGGCAAGGACGGCCTGCTGCACATCTCGCAGATCCGCAAGCTGGCCGGCGGCAAGCGCGTCGAGAACGTCGAGGACGTGCTCGCCGTCGGTGCCAAGGTGCAGGTCGAGATCGCCGAGATCGACCCGCGCGGCAAGCTCTCGCTGATCCCGGTCATCGAGGGCGAGGAGGGCGGCGAGGCCGCCGCCTCCGAGTGA